One Paraburkholderia caffeinilytica DNA segment encodes these proteins:
- a CDS encoding glutathione S-transferase family protein yields the protein MSAAKPAQPIRLYTTLLSGHGHRVKLFLSLLDLPFEVVELNMRAGDNRRPEYLKLNPFGQVPTIEDGETVLFDSNAILVYLAKRYGDPSWLPEDALGAAAVQRWLSLAAGQIAYGPCAARLVTVFGAPLNLETAQKIALKLFDVLDAELAGKNFAAGDRVSIADIAAHTYIAHAPEGGVSLEPYPNIRAWLRRVEALPRFIAMPTTKAGLLAA from the coding sequence ATGTCTGCCGCCAAGCCCGCCCAGCCGATCCGCCTTTACACCACGCTGCTTTCGGGGCACGGACACCGCGTCAAGTTGTTCCTGAGCCTGCTCGATCTGCCTTTTGAAGTCGTCGAGCTGAACATGCGCGCCGGCGACAATCGCCGCCCGGAATACCTGAAGCTCAACCCGTTCGGCCAGGTGCCGACCATCGAAGACGGCGAGACGGTGCTGTTCGATTCCAACGCGATCCTCGTCTATCTGGCCAAACGCTATGGCGATCCGTCATGGCTGCCGGAAGACGCGCTCGGCGCCGCCGCCGTGCAGCGCTGGCTCTCGCTCGCAGCCGGGCAGATCGCTTACGGACCGTGTGCGGCCCGGCTCGTCACGGTGTTCGGCGCGCCGCTCAATCTCGAGACCGCGCAGAAGATTGCCCTCAAGCTGTTCGACGTGCTCGACGCGGAACTCGCCGGCAAAAATTTCGCCGCCGGTGATCGCGTGAGCATCGCCGACATCGCCGCGCATACATACATTGCCCATGCGCCGGAAGGCGGCGTCTCGCTCGAGCCGTACCCCAACATCCGGGCATGGCTGCGTCGCGT